The following coding sequences are from one Gossypium raimondii isolate GPD5lz chromosome 4, ASM2569854v1, whole genome shotgun sequence window:
- the LOC105780794 gene encoding laccase-7, whose translation MGRLVFLFASSLLLMVAATTVSAATVEHSFYVKNFTVTRLCNRQVITAVNDSLPGPSLRVREGDKLIIHVFNKSPYNMTIHWHGVFQLLSAWADGPEMITQCAIRPGNKYTYKFRIINQEGTLFWHAHSSFLRATVHGAIIIRPRVRHSYPFPTPYREVPIVLGEWWNANVVDVETQALALGVGPNLSNAYTINGWPGDLYPCSQNQMYKHRVKQGKTYLLRIINAAVSSHLFYKIANHNVTVVAVDARYTNPYVTDVMVISPGQTVDVLLTANQPVGSYYMTANNYASGSGTAVGVPFNPTTTRGVIIYQGASSSSTPLMPVVPAFNDTPTAHKFFTELTSLVGGRHWVPVPLNVDHKMFVTVGTALDVCPPNVSCLGRPPVGAALSASMNNVSFVSPTSLSLLQAFFFNIGGVYTTDFPANPPVQFDYTNPSINLDPPLLFAPKGTRITKVKFNSTVEMVMQNTAIIGVENHPMHLHGYDFHVLAQGFGNFNPATDTSKYNLVNPQMRNTVSVPVGGWAVIRFVANNPGVWFMHCHFDGHMAIGLSTAFIVENGPTPDTTLPPPPTDLPQC comes from the exons ATGGGGCGCCttgttttcttgtttgcttCCTCTTTGCTTCTTATGGTGGCTGCTACAACAGTTTCAGCTGCAACAGTGGAGCACTCATTCTAT GTTAAAAATTTTACTGTTACTAGGCTGTGCAACCGCCAGGTGATTACAGCAGTAAATGATAGCCTCCCTGGCCCAAGCCTCCGCGTTCGAGAGGGTGACAAACTCATTATTCACGTCTTTAATAAGTCACCTTACAACATGACAATTCACTG GCATGGCGTTTTTCAGTTACTGAGTGCCTGGGCAGATGGACCTGAGATGATCACTCAGTGTGCAATTCGCCCCGGAAATAAATACACCTACAAGTTCAGAATCATTAACCAGGAGGGAACCCTTTTCTGGCACGCTCATTCCTCCTTTCTCCGTGCCACCGTCCACGGTGCAATCATCATCCGCCCCAGGGTTCGCCACTCTTACCCATTCCCAACGCCCTACAGGGAAGTTCCCATCGTGTTAG GTGAGTGGTGGAATGCTAATGTGGTTGATGTTGAAACCCAGGCTCTAGCCCTTGGCGTTGGTCCTAACCTTTCTAATGCTTATACAATAAATGGATGGCCCGGTGATCTCTATCCATGCTCTCAAAACC AAATGTACAAGCATAGGGTGAAGCAAGGGAAGACTTATCTCTTACGTATTATCAACGCTGCAGTCAGTTCCCATCTCTTTTACAAGATAGCCAATCATAACGTCACTGTTGTGGCTGTTGACGCTCGTTACACCAACCCATATGTCACCGACGTCATGGTTATCTCCCCTGGCCAGACGGTTGACGTTTTGCTGACCGCGAATCAGCCGGTTGGGTCGTATTACATGACCGCTAATAATTATGCAAGTGGCAGTGGCACTGCAGTTGGTGTACCGTTTAATCCTACTACGACGAGGGGTGTCATCATCTATCAGGGTGCATCATCTTCATCAACGCCGCTAATGCCGGTCGTACCGGCTTTCAATGACACCCCCACGGCTCATAAGTTTTTCACCGAACTTACCAGTTTGGTCGGTGGGCGTCACTGGGTCCCTGTCCCACTTAACGTGGACCACAAAATGTTTGTTACCGTTGGAACGGCGCTCGATGTCTGCCCACCAAACGTATCTTGTCTGGGTCGTCCACCTGTTGGGGCAGCGCTCTCGGCCAGCATGAACAATGTATCCTTCGTGTCACCTACTAGCTTGTCTTTGTTGCAAGCCTTTTTCTTCAACATCGGAGGAGTGTACACCACTGATTTCCCTGCCAATCCCCCGGTTCAATTTGACTACACCAACCCTAGCATTAACCTCGACCCACCTCTGCTATTTGCTCCAAAGGGAACCAGGATCACCAAGGTTAAGTTCAACTCCACTGTGGAGATGGTGATGCAGAACACAGCTATTATTGGAGTGGAGAACCATCCCATGCATCTCCATGGGTATGATTTCCATGTATTGGCGCAAGGGTTTGGGAACTTTAACCCTGCCACTGATACATCGAAGTACAATCTTGTCAACCCCCAAATGCGCAACACTGTTAGCGTACCTGTTGGAGGATGGGCTGTCATCAGATTCGTAGCTAATAATCCAG GTGTTTGGTTTATGCATTGCCACTTTGACGGGCACATGGCAATAGGCCTGTCCACTGCCTTCATTGTTGAGAACGGACCAACTCCCGACACAACCTTGCCTCCCCCGCCAACGGATCTTCCACAATGCTAg